TCAGTTGGATTACAGCGCTTCAACAACCTCAAATTCTTCTGCAACAAGCTCCATATCTTCAGAGTAAAAACCTGCTCTGATAAAAAAAGCTTTATGCTCTGCTCTCCAGTATTCAAGGCTCAAATCCCCTTCACCTTCTTTACGCGCAAACTCCTCAGTAACGTCTGAAAAAGGCACCAGACGCAACGACAGCATTCTAATGACGCAGACCGGATCGCCCTGCCCGTTGAGAATAATGTGATAACTCCCTATTTTGGGGGCGGATGCTTCTGCCTGGTATGCGACCAGAGAGCCGCATGATGCGGTTTTAATCCCTTTTTTAACTAAATCTGCAAGTTCGTTAGCCATATCTGGATTGTCTCCAAATGACCACGCCTGAGCTCCCAGATATTTCGCCTTCAGGTCATCAATTATACTCATCATAAAATCCTTCTAAGCAATAACGTGTTGATTAAATATTGCGTTCACAGTCCGCGCTTCAGATAAGATCGGTATTCACTCATTTACCTATATCTTCAAGCTGCGAATATTTTTCAAGCAACTGTGGCGCATCGTCAAGGCTCATCGCGAACATCCAGATATAGGTCATGACGGAGTAAATGTGGCCAGCGTCGGTCCCGCCGCTGGCATTTACCTGTAAACC
The nucleotide sequence above comes from Pantoea nemavictus. Encoded proteins:
- a CDS encoding ASCH domain-containing protein → MSIIDDLKAKYLGAQAWSFGDNPDMANELADLVKKGIKTASCGSLVAYQAEASAPKIGSYHIILNGQGDPVCVIRMLSLRLVPFSDVTEEFARKEGEGDLSLEYWRAEHKAFFIRAGFYSEDMELVAEEFEVVEAL